The following coding sequences lie in one Spinacia oleracea cultivar Varoflay chromosome 1, BTI_SOV_V1, whole genome shotgun sequence genomic window:
- the LOC110793947 gene encoding DNA polymerase zeta processivity subunit, whose product MDRGDNKGQIARILVDFLEVAITSIVFHKGVYPSGAFERRRYMNMVVHKAKHPELEEYIHSAVNGLFPFLEKGSVDRVAVIFFDNEGTPLERYNFKLQVNQSFGSKVEESDLGFSLRSFLLKLSLSKDLARVLPRDCRWEVTAFFRAEAQISTNNDVELWIPTDTKQWQNTPLITPLKSMSSEPLGLQLYMEHST is encoded by the exons ATGGATCGCGGGGATAATAAAG GGCAGATAGCTCGTATCCTGGTAGATTTTCTGGAAGTGGCCATCACTTCCATTGTTTTCCACAAGGGTGTTTACCCTTCTG GAGCATTTGAAAGGCGAAGGTACATGAATATGGTGGTTCATAAGGCAAAGCATCCTGAACTTGAAGAATACATACACTCTGCTGTCAATGGACTCTTTCCTTTCCTAGAAAAG GGATCTGTTGATAGAGTAGCAGTTATATTCTTTGATAACGAGGGAACTCCGTTGGAAAGATAtaatttcaagcttcaagttaACCAATCTTTTGGATCGAAAGTTGAAGAATCTGACCTTGGATTTTCTCTTAGATCATTTCTACTCAAGCTCTCTTTGTCAAAGGACCTTGCTAGGGTTCTGCCAAGGG ATTGCAGGTGGGAAGTAACTGCTTTTTTTCGTGCTGAAGCTCAGATTAGTACAAATAATGATGTGGAGCTATGGATCCCAACAGACACAAAGCAGTGGCAGAATACTCCACTTATAACTCCTTTAAAGTCTATGAGTTCTGAACCTCTAGGTTTACAGTTGTATATGGAGCATTCTACTTAA
- the LOC130465562 gene encoding uncharacterized protein produces the protein MKPERVYLDQLTEKSKGYKVKVKVVEKGPERNSPSKGILFQGLVMEDDKGNRMRAALFGNQIDVYKEAIEHLGSYEIANATIKASDEYWKAKDAKYGLLGYQMSFGSQAVIQRMNAESGPVLPEYQCLATIPRVYDPTDRFDIVAVVLYLEEEARKVTGFEQREYLVREIVVTDHSNEQPITITVWNELTGEHCKPLSSWAEQFTVFGFTALRGSFHKGFSLGSTMSTRIITDPKGERADALREWVKNRTDWLSDRQARVLDVRNPTKEKVIITLDSLKLKRV, from the exons ATGAAGCCTGAACGCGTGTATCTGGATCAGCTAACCGAAAAAAGCAAGGGCTACAAGGTTAAGGTCAAGGTCGTAGAGAAAGGACCGGAAAGGAACTCTCCTTCAAAGGGAATCCTATTCCAAGGACTTGTGATGGAAGATGACAAG GGAAATCGAATGCGTGCTGCACTTTTTGGAAATCAAATTGATGTCTACAAGGAAGCTATTGAACACTTAGGGAGTTATGAGATAGCTAATGCTACGATTAAAGCCAGCGATGAATATTGGAAAGCCAAAGACGCGAAATACGGTCTGCTTGGATACCAGATGAGCTTTGGCTCACAGGCGGTAATCCAACGAATGAATGCTGAGTCAGGGCCAGTATTACCGGAATACCAATGCCTAGCCACCATCCCAAGAGTGTATGATCCAACTGACAGATTTG ATATTGTTGCTGTTGTTCTATACCTCGAAGAAGAAGCACGGAAAGTCACTGGATTTGAACAACGCGAATACTTAGTTCGTGAAATTGTGGTGACAGACCATAG CAATGAGCAGCCAATCACAATTACTGTTTGGAACGAGCTGACTGGAGAACATTGCAAACCGCTCTCCTCATGGGCAGAACAGTTCACTGTTTTTGGATTCACGGCTTTGAGAGGCAGCTTTCATAAAG GATTTTCCCTTGGTTCCACCATGTCTACTAGAATCATTACTGATCCAAAAGGAGAAAGAGCAGACGCATTGAGGGAATG GGTCAAAAATCGCACCGACTGGCTGAGTGACAGGCAAGCAAGGGTATTGGATGTCAGGAACCCTACGAAAGAGAAGGTGATCATCACACTGGACTCCCTAAAGCTAAAAAGGGTATAA